The window AAGACAACTTTATACAGATACTCAAAATAGAATTAATAGAGTGGTCACGAGACTTACTGATGTTGCTGGTACGACCACTCAAGTTGAAGATCTAAGGTATCAATATACAGCAAACTTTAACGTGAGTCGCATCAATAGTATTTCTGAAAATGGATTCACCATAATCGCTTACAGCGAGTTTACTTATGAGTTCAATAATAATCCATTCAGAGATATGAATGATGTTTTGAGAATCCTTATTTTTCCCGATTTTGTTCCTTACACTCGTTATTTACCTTCTAGTAGAATGGACTATACCAGCGATACTAATGGTGTAACGTTAGATCGTTCTTTTGATTATGTGTATACACTTCAAGAAGACCAGTTCCCAAGTTCGCGAGAAATCACCACTACAGAGTCAGGAATTACCGAAATTAGTTTTGAGTTTTTTAATTATATTCTATAGTCATACACATTCAAAATTCTGCTATCGTATATTTGCACTATGAAAATGATCCCTTTATTTATCAGCACGCCAGAGCTTATGATTGTAGGCTTGGTGGTGATTTTGGTTTTTGGTTCAGACAAGTTGCCTGAGATCGCTAGAGGTCTCGGTAAAGCTATGAAAACAGTGCGCAATGCTACTGATGATATCAAGCACGAGATTACTAAAAGTGCAGACGAACACGGTTTTACAAAAGACGTAACAGAAATCACCAAAAAAATTGAAGAGGTTAAGGATCAAATAGAAGATTCTGGCTCCATAAAACGCAAATTCTAATTGCGGTTATGTGGGAGCAGCTTGTAGAAATTGATCAACAATTATTCAGGTGGATCAATAATTTATGGATAGGAAAGTTTCATAGTTTTTGGCTTTTTGTTACCCAAATTCAAAATTGGTTTTTTCTATACCTTGTTTTCTTTTTCCTGCTGTTCAAAAAATTTGAAAAACCTACTCGTTATCTGGCAATGGTAATGATTCCAGTGGTAGTTATTATCAGTTTATCCTTGACTAATTTGGTAAAAAATGGCGTAGAGCGTTTACGTCCTAATAATGAGCCGCTTTTAATGGACAGCATCCAAGTGTTGCTCCAACCAGAAAATTTTAGTTTTTGGTCTGGTCCTAGTGCAGTAAGTTTTGCAGTAACAACTTTTGTGGTTCATGCGTTGCGATCTAGGAATGCTACCAAGTGGATTTACTTATTCTATTTATGGCCATTCACTTTTGCTTTTTCTAGAATATTTGTAGGCGTACATTACCCAGCAGATATTACCGTAGGAATGCTAGTTGGATTATTTCTAGGATGGATAAGTTTTGTGCTCTTTGCAAAAATGACAAGAACACTACATCACACGGCTTAATGTGAGGCCATCA is drawn from Nonlabens dokdonensis DSW-6 and contains these coding sequences:
- a CDS encoding Sec-independent protein translocase subunit TatA/TatB, producing MKMIPLFISTPELMIVGLVVILVFGSDKLPEIARGLGKAMKTVRNATDDIKHEITKSADEHGFTKDVTEITKKIEEVKDQIEDSGSIKRKF
- a CDS encoding phosphatase PAP2 family protein, yielding MWEQLVEIDQQLFRWINNLWIGKFHSFWLFVTQIQNWFFLYLVFFFLLFKKFEKPTRYLAMVMIPVVVIISLSLTNLVKNGVERLRPNNEPLLMDSIQVLLQPENFSFWSGPSAVSFAVTTFVVHALRSRNATKWIYLFYLWPFTFAFSRIFVGVHYPADITVGMLVGLFLGWISFVLFAKMTRTLHHTA